The proteins below come from a single Papaver somniferum cultivar HN1 chromosome 11, ASM357369v1, whole genome shotgun sequence genomic window:
- the LOC113324217 gene encoding uncharacterized protein LOC113324217 translates to MKIPIHLWNAKGISMIASVLGIPLLIDKHTLSRTRMSFARVCIEIEADFSYHATIPMSFGGKEFEVQVEYSWKPPRYLAYASFGHSSGKCSKDSTHKVVKKKWVPKKANEDKEKEKSLNLGKGDSNNGEAAEDVIVAQESTPKITLEVVVISNEQNVIVQIMNETGSGNERVLEMVSSPSSKWYTKRSKSTGKKGEVPAKTTIGYMNPFSILDSEHESENEMEGVDNLEVAVNAQVHVSIEEKNLSNFNECDDSEYETKL, encoded by the coding sequence ATGAAAATTCCAATTCACTTGTGGAATGCAAAGGGAATAAGTATGATTGCAAGTGTTCTAGGTATACCTTTGTTAATAGACAAGCATACATTATCTAGGACTCGTATGAGCTTTGCTAGGGTTTGCATAGAGATTGAGGCAGATTTCAGCTATCATGCTACTATCCCTATGTCTTTTGGTGGCAAGGAATTTGAAGTGCAAGTGGAATACTCATGGAAACCTCCTAGATATCTGGCTTATGCTTCTTTTGGTCACTCAAGCGGAAAATGCAGTAAGGACTCTACACACAAAGTTGTGAAGAAGAAATGGGTCCCTAAAAAGGCTAACGAAGACAAAGAAAAGGAGAAATCTTTGAATCTGGGCAAAGGGGATTCGAACAATGGTGAAGCGGCAGAAGATGTGATTGTAGCTCAAGAATCTACTCCAAAGATAACTTTAGAGGTAGTTGTTATCTCAAATGAACAAAATGTCATAGTGCAGATTATGAATGAGACTGGATCCGGAAATGAAAGGGTGCTGGAAATGGTATCCTCGCCATCATCAAAGTGGTATACCAAAAGGTCGAAGTCTACTGGTAAGAAAGGAGAAGTGCCTGCGAAAACTACAATAGGTTACATGAATCCTTTTAGTATTTTAGATTCTGAACATGAAAGTGAAAATGAAATGGAGGGAGTAGACAATCTAGAGGTAGCGGTGAATGCTCAAGTTCATGTCTCTATTGAAGAGAAAAATCTCTCCAATTTCAATGAGTGTGATGATTCAGAGTACGAAactaaattatga